One part of the Lotus japonicus ecotype B-129 chromosome 2, LjGifu_v1.2 genome encodes these proteins:
- the LOC130738059 gene encoding TMV resistance protein N-like — translation MEKERAESSSSFKHKLTYDVFLSFRGVDTRLNFTGHLYNSLREKGIHAFMDEKGLRRGKEIKSALLNAIQNSRIAIVIFSKNYASSTYCLDELVEILNLVNAESLLVRPVFYDVDPSQVRHQTGTYAEALEKHEKRFRNNKGKIQKWRAALHEISDLSGWHFQLGCESEYKFIQNIVKEVSKEVTRIPLHVVEHPIDLDFAVLQVRSLLELGSEVVMVGIYGFGGQGKTTIARAVYNLIGDQFEGVCFLADIRERTISQNGLVQLQETLLSETLGEKDIKVGNINQGIPIIKRRLKQIKVLLVLDDVDKPEQLKSLAGGIDWFGSGSKIIITTRNKQLLDAHGVVRLHRVELLSDQKALELFSWHAFKSHEVHPDYVKTSKRAVSYAGGLPLALEVIGSHLWGKSLDECNSALDKYEKVPREDMHEILKVSFDGLGEDEKGIFLDIACLFNNDEMGYVKEMLHAHGFHAEDGLRVLVDRSLIKIKNDSDVEMHDLIQDMGREIVRQESIHEPGERSRLWFNEDIIHVLENNTGTNKVEVIKLGYCKNKVQWSGKAFMKMKNLKILMVRDGPKFSTCPKHLPNSLKVLHWANYPSWSFPPDFNYKQLKCLRVERITYVYTRHPAIYDMVCRLWLVLLLSTSQLQCNLQILFCAFLEQWKWLLCSLFLSFFRWKQRNTLPPFWPLSLFLGFFRWKRWLPSFQAEVELRRIEDICQLILIKNLHRSIRKFILRGHRFVYLSSPITISLLLAKVLGVRFEDLLLLISISILLVKVHQSQVHQSRTYPIDHVVWHCGEHHK, via the exons ATGGAAAAGGAAAGAGCAGAATCCTCATCTTCATTCAAACATAAGTTGACTTATGATGTCTTCCTCAGTTTTCGAGGTGTAGACACCAGGTTAAATTTCACTGGCCATCTCTATAATTCTCTACGCGAAAAGGGGATTCACGCGTTCATGGATGAAAAAGGGCTTAGAAGAGGGAAAGAAATTAAATCAGCTCTTCTCAACGCCATTCAAAATTCTAGAATTGCAATAGTCATTTTCTCTAAGAATTATGCATCCTCCACATATTGTTTGGATGAACTTGTCGAGATTCTTAATCTTGTAAATGCAGAAAGTCTATTGGTAAGGCCCGTTTTTTATGATGTGGATCCTTCACAAGTTCGGCATCAAACTGGGACTTATGCAGAAGCCTTGGAGAAACATGAGAAAAGGTTCCGAAATAACAAGGGCAAGATACAAAAATGGAGAGCAGCTTTACATGAAATATCTGATCTGTCAGGCTGGCATTTCCAACTCGG GTGTGAGTCAGAATACAAGTTTATTCAAAATATTGTTAAAGAGGTCTCAAAAGAGGTCACCCGCATTCCTTTGCATGTTGTTGAACACCCAATTGATCTAGATTTTGCAGTGCTTCAGGTGCGATCTCTCCTTGAACTTGGGTCTGAAGTGGTCATGGTAGGTATTTATGGATTTGGAGGACAAGGTAAAACAACAATTGCCCGTGCTGTGTATAACTTGATTGGTGACCAATTTGAAGGTGTGTGTTTTCTTGCTGACATTAGAGAAAGGACAATTAGTCAGAATGGCCTTGTACAACTCCAAGAAACTCTTCTTTCTGAAACACTTGGAGAGAAAGACATCAAAGTTGGAAATATCAATCAAGGAATTCCAATAATCAAAAGGAGGCTCAAACAAATAAAGGTTCTTTTGGTTTTGGATGATGTTGATAAACCGGAACAGTTAAAATCACTTGCAGGAGGAATTGATTGGTTTGGCAGTGGCAGTAAGATCATTATCACAACAAGAAACAAACAATTGCTAGATGCTCATGGAGTAGTAAGATTACACCGGGTTGAACTGTTGAGCGATCAAAAAGCTCTTGAGCTGTTTAGTTGGCACGCCTTTAAAAGTCATGAAGTTCATCCTGATTATGTGAAAACTTCAAAGCGTGCAGTTTCTTATGCAGGTGGCCTTCCATTAGCTTTAGAAGTGATAGGTTCTCACTTATGGGGTAAAAGTTTAGATGAATGTAACTCTGCATTGGATAAATATGAAAAAGTTCCTCGTGAAGATATGCATGAAATACTTAAAGTAAGCTTTGATGGTTTGGGGGAAGATGAGAAGGGTATTTTCCTTGACATTGCTTGTTTATTCAACAATGATGAGATGGGGTATGTCAAAGAAATGTTACATGCTCATGGATTTCATGCAGAAGATGGTCTTAGAGTATTAGTTGATAGATCTCTTATAAAGATTAAGAATGATAGTGATGTGGAAATGCATGACTTAATTCAAGACATGGGTAGAGAAATTGTCAGACAAGAATCAATACATGAGCCCGGTGAACGTAGCAGATTGTGGTTCAATGAAGACATCATTCATGTTTTGGAAAATAATACG GGAACAAATAAAGTTGAAGTCATAAAGCTTGGTTATTGCAAAAACAAAGTGCAGTGGAGTGGAAAAGCCTTCATGAAGATGAAAAACTTGAAAATTTTAATGGTTAGAGATGGTCCAAAGTTTTCAACATGCCCCAAACATTTACCAAATAGTTTGAAGGTGCTACATTGGGCTAATTATCCATCGTGGTCTTTTCCGCCTGATTTCAACTATAAACAACTTAAGTGTCTAAGAGTGGAAAGAATCACGTATGTATACACCCGACATCCTGCTATTTATGACATGGTATGCAGGTTGTGGTTAGTTCTTCTTTTAAGCACATCCCAATTGCAGTGTAATCTCCAAATCCTATTTTGTGCTTTCTTGGAGCAGTGGAAGTGGTTGCTTTGTTCCCTGTTTCTCAGTTTCTTCCGGTGGAAGCAGCGAAATACGTTGCCTCCCTTCTGGCCCTTGTCACTGTTTCTTGGTTTTTTCCGGTGGAAGAGGTGGTTGCCCTCTTTTCAGGCGGAAGTAGAGCTTCGGCGGATAGAAGACATCTGTCAGCTGATTCTTATTAAAAACCTGCATCGAAGCATAAGAAAGTTTATTTTGAGAGGCCACCGGTTTGTGTACTTGTCGTCGCCTATTACCATAAGCCTCCTTTTGGCAAAGGTGCTTGGCGTCCGGTTTGAAGACCTCTTGCTGCTGATTAGTATAAGCATCCTTTTGGTAAAAGTGCATCAAAGCCAGGTGCATCAAAGCCGTACTTACCCCATTGACCATGTGGTCTGGCATTGTGGAGAACATCACAAGTAG
- the LOC130738060 gene encoding uncharacterized protein LOC130738060 has translation MVLLDKLLSKLKERDSRALKFTQVVWACMELSIMYSIELLAKLEVRDQMPCRPTHFRDWTSPGTTMLLYILEDYLMFHGYQHSRIEDNIDGEHRHASTAVFVAINLATADIDILYHSDCRLTYKLKIRLIGFARRKKLNFTYSAQSKDSAFANFINQCKWNLQTRHEQQQVEAHATKHEKGNY, from the exons ATGGTTCTACTGGATAAATTACTTTCCAAACTAAAAGAACGGGATTCCAGGGCACTTAAATTTACACAG GTGGTTTGGGCATGTATGGAATTGAGCATCATGTATTCGATAGAGCTGTTGGCCAAATTGGAAGTAAGGGACCAAATGCCCTGCAGACCTACACACTTCCGAGACTGGACAAGTCCAGGTACTACCAT GCTGTTATATATACTTGAAGATTATTTAATGTTTCATGGATACCAACATTCCCGCATAGAAGACAATATTGATGGAGAACATCGTCATGCTTCCACTGCTGTTTTTGTTGCCATTAATCTTGCTACTGCTGACATTGACATTCTTTATCACAGTGACTG CAGGTTGACCTATAAGCTCAAGATCAGGCTCATAGGATTCGCCAGAAGAAAGAAGTTGAATTTTACATATTCTGCTCAGAG taaaGATTCGGCCTTTGCCAATTTCATTAATCAATGTAAGTGGAATCTACAAACAAGGCATGAGCAACAACAGGTGGAGGCTCATGCCACCAAACATGAAAAAGGAAATTACTAG